The following proteins come from a genomic window of Montipora capricornis isolate CH-2021 chromosome 9, ASM3666992v2, whole genome shotgun sequence:
- the LOC138017572 gene encoding QRFP-like peptide receptor, whose protein sequence is MLKNCGTVKLNNLSFVNGSSNVAEVGLTKEEKAILIATYYIVLLIALIGNVLIILVFSKYKPLRKSINYFVVNMAVSDLFTPLTIMPLIIAQTLSSDRFLSRLQSKDANIICKLCHFLANVSVLVSIQSLMLISVDRLIAVVFPLKIKLISWKVRLVCILVSRIVAIAAHAHYLHILNASSYGYCCYRANWTREMNIKYKTAMFIVFYLVPVCLLTIIYSTIAWTLKRRQNERRIMSKSKRSRDPATNRQIVRLSIAILAAFIVCIGPLFVCAFIIIFKFHGELPPEIGAKIPQVIVFIINKMLLHSWGAVNPCICFAFSENYRTGFKHLVFGRRRAGRTAFPQLVSIMNMTLVSRRTKRSSSSDHVSMKSVTKAQQERLKLVGAEKEQGQKQKNTTEKQKEKPMVEEINHEENASLL, encoded by the coding sequence ATGCTTAAAAACTGCGGTACGGTCAAACTGAATAATTTATCTTTCGTGAACGGATCTTCCAATGTCGCGGAAGTCGGACTGACAAAGGAAGAGAAGGCCATTTTAATAGCAACCTATTACATCGTACTCCTTATCGCATTGATTGGAAACGTTCTAATCATCCTGGtgttttccaagtacaagccaCTTCGAAAATCAATCAATTATTTCGTGGTCAATATGGCCGTCTCCGATCTCTTCACTCCCTTGACCATCATGCCCCTTATAATTGCACAGACACTATCTTCAGATCGCTTTCTTTCCCGGCTTCAGTCGAAAGATGCAAATATCATTTGCAAACTTTGCCATTTTCTTGCTAATGTTTCTGTGCTGGTCTCCATCCAGAGCCTTATGCTGATTTCAGTGGACAGGCTGATTGCTGTTGTCTTCCCTTTGAAGATAAAACTCATCTCGTGGAAAGTGCGTTTAGTCTGCATCCTGGTTTCGCGGATTGTGGCCATAGCTGCTCATGCTCATTACCTTCACATACTAAATGCTTCCTCCTATGGTTATTGCTGCTACAGAGCCAACTGGACTAGAGAAATGAACATTAAATATAAGACAGCCATGTTCATCGTATTCTACCTGGTACCAGTGTGTTTGTTGACTATCATATACAGCACCATAGCTTGGACtctaaaacgaagacaaaaTGAAAGGAGAATTATGTCCAAATCTAAGAGATCTCGAGACCCTGCAACTAACAGACAGATAGTCAGATTGTCAATAGCCATATTAGCTGCTTTTATTGTCTGTATTGGTCCATTGTTTGTTTGCGCTTTTATCATCATATTTAAGTTTCATGGGGAGCTTCCCCCTGAAATCGGTGCTAAAATTCCCCAAGTCATTGTATTCATCATAAATAAGATGTTGCTTCATTCGTGGGGAGCCGTAAATCCCTGCATCTGCTTTGCTTTTAGTGAAAACTACCgaacaggtttcaaacatttaGTCTTTGGCCGACGTCGAGCTGGCAGAACAGCCTTTCCACAACTGGTGAGCATCATGAACATGACATTGGTTAGCCGAAGAACAAAAAGGAGCTCAAGTTCCGATCACGTCAGCATGAAGAGTGTCACTAAAGCTCAACAAGAAAGGCTTAAACTTGTGGGAGCAGAGAAAGAGCAaggtcaaaaacaaaaaaatactaccgagaaacaaaaagaaaaacctatgGTTGAAGAAATAAATCACGAGGAGAATGCCAGTCTTCTCTAA